The following proteins are encoded in a genomic region of Actinomycetota bacterium:
- the dapB gene encoding 4-hydroxy-tetrahydrodipicolinate reductase gives IEEEGSESNVFVAPNFAIGAVLMMQFAARASRFLPSIEIIEMHHDRKADAPSGTALRTAQEIAAARGPAPVPPVRSSENVPGARGGSVEGIPIHSVRLPGLVAHQEVICGGPGQSLTIRHDSYDRAGFMPGVLLAVKNIRRYPGLTIGLENLLNLD, from the coding sequence GATCGAGGAGGAGGGCAGTGAATCCAACGTGTTCGTTGCTCCAAATTTCGCGATCGGCGCCGTGCTGATGATGCAGTTTGCCGCGCGCGCCTCTCGGTTCCTTCCCAGCATCGAGATCATTGAGATGCACCACGACCGAAAGGCGGATGCGCCTTCGGGGACCGCGCTGCGCACCGCGCAGGAGATCGCCGCCGCGCGCGGTCCGGCCCCGGTGCCGCCGGTGCGTTCTTCGGAGAACGTCCCGGGCGCGCGCGGCGGGTCGGTCGAAGGAATCCCGATCCACAGCGTTCGCCTGCCGGGGCTGGTGGCGCATCAGGAAGTCATTTGCGGCGGTCCCGGTCAGTCGCTGACGATTCGTCACGACAGCTACGACCGGGCGGGGTTCATGCCCGGCGTGTTGCTGGCGGTCAAGAACATCCGGCGGTACCCGGGCCTGACGATCGGGCTCGAGAACCTGCTGAACCTCGACTGA